In Planctomycetota bacterium, the sequence CTGCCGCCGGTGCGACGTGGCGATGACCTACCACCGCCGCGAGGACCGGGCCGTCTGCCACTACTGCGCGGACGCGCAGCCGCTGCCGGCGTCCTGTCCGGCCTGCCGGGGCGGCAAGCTCGTTCAGTACGGCCAGGGAACCGAGCGCGTGGAGGCCGAGATCCGGCGGATCTTTCCCGGCTTCGCCGTGGCGCGGATGGACAGCGACTCCATGCGGACCCGGCGCGACTACCGCGAATCCCTTTCGGCGTTCCGCGAGGGCCGCACGGACATCCTGGTGGGCACGCAGATGATCGCCAAGGGGCTGGACGTTCCGGAGGTGACGCTCGTGGGGGTGGTCAACGCGGACACGGCCTTCCACGTGCCCGATTTCCGCGCGGCGGAGCGGACGTTCCAGCTGATCACCCAGGTGGCCGGCCGCGCGGGCCGCGGCCCCCGCGGAGGGCGGGTCGTCGTGCAGACCTTCTTCCCGCGGCACGACGCGATCCGGTCGGCGGCGTCCTACGACTTCGCCGGGTTCGTCGCCCGCGAGCTCGAACACCGCCGGGAGGCGGGGTACCCGCCGTTCGTGTCGCTCGTGCGCCTGGTGGTCCAGGGCCGCGAGGAAAAGCGGGTGGAGGAAGCGGTCGAGGAGGCGGGGCGGCGGCTGCGCGAGGCGTTGCCCGAACCGCGGGCTCAGGTGCTCGGCCCCGCCAAGGCCCCGATCTACCGCCTCCGGGGACGGTACCGGCGCCATCTGCTCGTGAAGGCGCCCGACCTCGAATCCGTCCTGCCCGACCTCCGCCGGCTGGCGGCTTCCTTCCCGCGCACCTCCACGCTCCAGGTGGCGGTGGACGTGGACCCGGCGAGCCTGCTCTGAAGCGCCGGCCCGTCACCGGGCGAGGGCCTGTTTCTGAATCTCCCGGAGCTGGGCGATCCCCCGCTCCGCGAGCTTGTAGAGGGCCATGAGGCGCGACGTGTCGAAAGGCGTTTTCTCCGCGGTGCCCTGGATTTCGACGATGAGTCCGCGCCCCGTGAGCACCACGTTCATGTCGATGTCGGCCTGCGAGTCCTCCTCGTAGCAGAGATCCAGCAGCATCTCCCCGCGGCAGACGCCCACGCTCACGGCGGCCACGGAGTCCCGGACCGGGGGGGCGGCGAACCGGACCCCGTCCTTCTCGAGGGACCGCACCGCGTCCATGAGGGCGACGTAGGCGCCGGTGATGGCGGCGGTGCGCGTGCCGCCGTCGGCCTCCAGGACGTCGCAATCCAGCCAGATCGTGCGTTCCCCGAGCATCTCGAGGTCGGTGACGGCGCGGAGCGCCCGCCCGATGAGGCGCTGGATCTCGCTCGTGCGCCCGTCCACCTTGCCGCCCCGCTCGCGGGGCTTGCGCTCGGAGGTCGAGGCGGGCAGCATCCCGTACTCGGCCGTCACCCAGCCCTGCCCGCGCCCCTCCAGCCACGGAGGGACGGCGTGCTCGATCGTCGCCGTGCAGAGAACCTTCGTACGCCCCATCTCGATGAGCACCGAGCCGGGCGGGCCGGACGTGAACCCGCGGGTGAGATGAACCGGTCGGAGCTGATCCGGGGCGCGGCCGTCCGGACGGGTCATTCTTCCTCCTCGGCGGCCGGGGCGGGTCCGCCGCGGCGCGCGCGTTCCTCCTCGAGCTTGTCGAAGATCGCCGCGATCCGGAACGCCTGATCGATCGACTCGTCGAGCTCGAAGCGGATTTCCGGAAATACACGCATCTTGATCCGGCGGGAGAGCTCGGCCTGAACGAACCCCTGGGCGTGGCGCAGGCCGCTCATGGTGAGCTTCTTCTGCTTGGCCGTACCCATGACCGACACGAAGATCTTGGCCGTGCGGTAATCGTCGGACACCTTGGCGCGGGTCACCGTGACGAAGCCCTTGCGGGGGTCCTTGAGTTCGTAGAGGAGGATCTGGCTGGTTTCCTTGACGATCTCGCTCTGGAGCCGATCCTTGCGGTAGTGGGTCATGGCGCCGCCGGGTTCCCCGTTCACTCTCCGTAAATTTCCTGCTCCGAATCGACGAGTTCCACGCCCCCGAAGAACCGGACGTAGTTGACCACCTGGGTCAGCACGCTCTGGACGAACGGCGCGTCCGCCCCCACGGCCGCCACGCCGATCTCGGCGGACTGCCAGACGTCGTGGCCGTCCGTCTCG encodes:
- the rph gene encoding ribonuclease PH, which codes for MTRPDGRAPDQLRPVHLTRGFTSGPPGSVLIEMGRTKVLCTATIEHAVPPWLEGRGQGWVTAEYGMLPASTSERKPRERGGKVDGRTSEIQRLIGRALRAVTDLEMLGERTIWLDCDVLEADGGTRTAAITGAYVALMDAVRSLEKDGVRFAAPPVRDSVAAVSVGVCRGEMLLDLCYEEDSQADIDMNVVLTGRGLIVEIQGTAEKTPFDTSRLMALYKLAERGIAQLREIQKQALAR
- the rbfA gene encoding 30S ribosome-binding factor RbfA, which produces MNGEPGGAMTHYRKDRLQSEIVKETSQILLYELKDPRKGFVTVTRAKVSDDYRTAKIFVSVMGTAKQKKLTMSGLRHAQGFVQAELSRRIKMRVFPEIRFELDESIDQAFRIAAIFDKLEEERARRGGPAPAAEEEE
- a CDS encoding DUF503 domain-containing protein encodes the protein MIVGTLKLRLLLRDSHSLKDKRRVLRSLKDTLSNKFNISVAETDGHDVWQSAEIGVAAVGADAPFVQSVLTQVVNYVRFFGGVELVDSEQEIYGE